The proteins below come from a single Ochotona princeps isolate mOchPri1 chromosome 6, mOchPri1.hap1, whole genome shotgun sequence genomic window:
- the C6H14orf93 gene encoding uncharacterized protein C14orf93 homolog has protein sequence MSFSATILFSPPSGSEARCCCCACKSESSGGSTGAQGGNPPPSTPITVTGHGLAVQSSEQLLHIIYQRVDKAVGLAEAALGLARANNELLKRLQEEVGELRQAKASTPEEDGDGRTHSTPLQDTGPLKESPGEACKVPSAMEEECDSVGSGVQVVIEELRQLGAASAVAPGPMSFPAPQRDLRLTGCALAAGEGPPLLSPLVDDYVASEGAVQRVLVPAYAKQLSPATQLALQRAASETGPENGTKLPPPRPEDMLRAAAPLDGALEEPGPGSTGELRQTLGFTASPCRTRGSGQKNSRRKRDLVLSKLVHNVHNHITNDKRFNGSESIKSSWNISVVKFLLEKLKQELVTSPHNYTDKELKGACVAYFLTKRREYRNSLNPFKGLKEKEEKKLRSRRYRLFANRSSIMRHFSPEDQHLWKDVTEELMSDEEDSLNEPGVWVARPPRFRARRLTELCYHLDANSKHGTKANRVYGPPSDRLPSAEVQLLPPELYNPNFQEEEDEGRDANGPVSPSFDQTRKTCCPELNSFIEIKVEKDE, from the exons ATGTCCTTCAGTGCCACcattctcttctcccctcccagtGGCAGCGAggccagatgctgctgctgcgCCTGCAAGAGTGAGAGCAGCGGGGGCAGCACAGGCGCTCAGGGGGGCAACCCTCCGCCCAGCACCCCCATCACAGTGACCGGCCACGGCCTGGCGGTGCAGAGCTCCGAGCAGCTTCTGCACATCATCTACCAGCGGGTGGACAAGGCCGTCGGTCTGGCCGAGGCCGCCCTGGGGCTGGCCAGAGCCAACAACGAGCTCTTGAAACGCCTCCAGGAGGAAGTGGGTGAGCTCAGGCAAGCGAAAGCATCCACCCCAGAGGAAGATGGGGACGGCCGGACGCACAGCACCCCACTGCAGGATACGGGACCTCTTAAGGAGAGTCCAGGGGAGGCCTGCAAGGTACCGTCTGCCATGGAAGAGGAGTGCGACAGCGTGGGCAGTGGCGTACAGGTGGTGATCGAGGAGCTGCGGCAACTGGGAGCAGCCTCGGCTGTGGCGCCAGGGCCCATGAGCTTCCCCGCCCCGCAACGAGACCTGAGGCTCACCGGCTGTGCCCTGGCCGCCGGGGAGGGGCCCCCGCTGCTCAGCCCT CTAGTGGATGACTATGTGGCCTCCGAGGGTGCTGTACAGCGGGTACTGGTCCCTGCTTATGCCAAGCAGCTCTCCCCAGCCACCCAGTTGGCTCTGCAGCGGGCAGCCTCAGAGACAGGGCCAGAAAACGGGACCAAGTTGCCACCGCCCCGGCCGGAGGACATGCTCCGTGCTGCCGCCCCGTTGGACGGAGCCTTGGAGGAACCTGGCCCCGGGAGCACCGGCGAGCTGCGACAAACTCTAGGGTTCACTGCTTCTCCGTGCCGGACACGAGGGAGTGGGCAGAAGAACTCCAGGCGCAAGCGGGACCTGGTACTGTCG AAACTTGTGCACAATGTGCATAACCATATCACCAACGACAAGAGATTCAATGGCTCTGAAAG CATCAAGTCTTCTTGGAATATTTCGGTCGTGAAATTCCTTCTAGAAAAACTGAAACAGGAGCTGGTGACGAGTCCCCACAACTACACGGACAAGGAACTGAAAG GTGCCTGTGTGGCCTACTTCCTTACTAAGAGGCGTGAGTACCGCAACTCTCTGAACCCCTTCAAAGGcctgaaggagaaagaggagaagaagCTTCGAAGTCGCCGCTATCGG CTTTTCGCCAACCGATCCAGCATCATGCGCCACTTCAGCCCCGAGGACCAACACCTGTGGAAAGATGTAACAGAAGAGCTGATGTCAGATGAAGAGGACAGTCTGAACGAGCCAGGGGTCTGGGTGGCCCGCCCTCCCCGCTTCCGGGCCCGGCGCCTCACGGAGCTCTGCTATCACCTGGACGCTAACTCCAAGCATGGCACCAAAGCCAACCGCGTGTATGGGCCACCCTCGGACAGGCTGCCCTCTGCGGAAGTCCAGCTCCTTCCCCCAGAACTCTATAACCCCAActtccaggaggaggaggatgagggaaGGGACGCGAATGGACCCGTCTCCCCTTCCTTTGACCAAACGCGCAAAACCTGCTGTCCTGAGTTGAACTCATTCATTGAAATCAAGGTGGAAAAGGACGAGTGA